From the Caballeronia sp. LZ062 genome, one window contains:
- a CDS encoding fructose bisphosphate aldolase, giving the protein MANEKMLAQMAEKQGFIAALDQSGGSTPGALRQYGIADDAYNGDAEMFKLMHDMRVRIMTAPAFTGDKVIGAILFERTMDGEAEGKPVPTFLWEDRGVVPFLKVDKGLEAEADGVQMMKPIPGLDELLQRAAKLGVFGTKMRSVVHQANEKGIAALVQQQFEVGAQIIAQGLVPILEPEVSIKSPDKKGAEKILRDELLKGLDALPESSNVMIKLTIPDEADFYRPLIGHPRVVRVVALSGGYSRTDACKRLAENHGMIASFSRALINELKKSMSDSEFNATLAESIDEIYEASVQKV; this is encoded by the coding sequence AAGATGCTGGCGCAGATGGCAGAGAAGCAGGGTTTCATCGCCGCTCTTGATCAAAGCGGCGGTTCGACGCCCGGCGCGCTGCGCCAATACGGAATTGCGGACGACGCCTACAACGGCGACGCCGAAATGTTCAAGCTGATGCACGATATGCGCGTTCGCATCATGACCGCGCCCGCCTTCACGGGCGACAAGGTGATCGGCGCGATTCTGTTCGAACGCACGATGGACGGCGAAGCCGAAGGCAAGCCGGTGCCCACGTTCCTGTGGGAAGACCGCGGCGTCGTGCCGTTTCTGAAGGTCGATAAGGGTCTCGAAGCCGAAGCCGACGGCGTGCAGATGATGAAGCCCATTCCCGGCCTCGACGAGCTGCTCCAGCGCGCGGCGAAGCTCGGCGTGTTCGGCACGAAGATGCGCTCGGTCGTCCATCAGGCGAACGAGAAGGGCATCGCGGCGCTCGTGCAGCAGCAGTTCGAAGTGGGCGCGCAGATCATCGCGCAGGGTCTCGTGCCGATTCTCGAACCGGAAGTGTCGATCAAGAGCCCGGACAAGAAGGGCGCCGAAAAGATTCTGCGCGACGAGTTGCTGAAGGGCCTGGACGCGCTGCCGGAATCGAGCAACGTCATGATCAAGCTCACCATTCCGGACGAAGCCGATTTTTACCGGCCGCTGATCGGGCATCCGCGCGTCGTGCGCGTCGTCGCACTGTCGGGCGGCTACTCGCGCACCGACGCATGCAAGCGCCTCGCCGAGAACCACGGCATGATTGCAAGCTTCTCGCGCGCGCTGATCAACGAGCTGAAGAAGTCGATGAGCGACAGCGAATTCAACGCGACGCTCGCGGAATCCATCGACGAAATCTACGAGGCGTCGGTACAGAAGGTCTGA